One window of the Archangium primigenium genome contains the following:
- a CDS encoding monovalent cation:proton antiporter-2 (CPA2) family protein has product MSFLHEALIFLTAAVVSVPLFKRLGLGSVLGYLAAGVVIGPWGVKLVSNVENILHFSELGVVFLLFLIGLELQPSRLWALRRSVFGLGGAQVMGTGILLMGVGMGVLGLPPAAALIAGFGLSLSSTAFALQLLTEKNELTTEHGQAAFGILLFQDLAVIPLLALLPFLGEPLANAPVQSGWVSAAKVVAVLAAVIIGGRYVLRPVLRSVASLHSQELFTATALLVVVGTALLMAQVGLSMALGAFLAGVLLADSEYRHELEADIEPFKGLLLGLFFIAVGMSVNLGLLAEAPLRVAALVVGLVLIKALVLFGLGFRVFKSQEPSLSLAVAISQGGEFAFVLFGLAVGFRVMDPKLSDLLVGVVSVSMAVTPLLFAAYDKLVRPRLRRAEKQRAFDVSPEEDQPVIIAGLGRVGQVVARLLRARRIGFTALDINAEHIQFITKFGNTHVFYGDASRLELLRAARADKARVFVLAIDDVEASVRTAETVRQHFPHLALFARARNRQHAYRLRALGITHIMRETYAGSLELTGDVLEALGFSFSESKSTVERFRQHDEALLESTYQHQGDVEKLAQLALKAREELEQLFDRDAREKTL; this is encoded by the coding sequence ATGTCCTTTCTGCACGAAGCGCTGATCTTCCTCACGGCCGCCGTGGTGTCCGTGCCCTTGTTCAAACGGCTCGGATTGGGCTCGGTGCTCGGCTATCTGGCGGCGGGCGTGGTGATAGGCCCCTGGGGAGTGAAGCTCGTCAGCAACGTGGAGAACATCCTGCACTTCTCCGAGCTGGGGGTGGTGTTCCTCCTGTTCCTCATTGGCTTGGAGTTGCAGCCCTCGCGGCTGTGGGCGCTGCGCCGCTCGGTGTTTGGGTTGGGCGGGGCGCAGGTGATGGGCACGGGCATCCTGCTGATGGGCGTGGGCATGGGGGTGCTCGGGCTGCCCCCGGCCGCGGCGCTCATCGCGGGGTTCGGCCTGTCGCTGTCCTCCACCGCCTTCGCGCTGCAATTGCTCACGGAGAAGAACGAGCTGACCACGGAGCATGGCCAGGCGGCCTTCGGCATCCTGCTGTTCCAGGACCTGGCGGTGATTCCCCTGCTCGCGCTCCTGCCCTTCCTCGGCGAGCCCCTGGCGAATGCGCCCGTGCAGTCCGGCTGGGTGTCCGCCGCCAAGGTGGTGGCGGTGCTGGCGGCGGTGATCATCGGCGGCCGCTACGTGCTGCGGCCGGTGCTGCGCTCCGTGGCGTCCCTGCACAGTCAGGAGCTGTTCACCGCCACGGCGCTGCTCGTGGTGGTGGGCACCGCGCTGCTCATGGCCCAGGTGGGCCTGTCCATGGCGCTCGGCGCGTTCCTCGCCGGCGTGCTGCTGGCCGACTCCGAGTACCGCCACGAGCTGGAGGCCGACATCGAGCCCTTCAAGGGCCTCTTGCTGGGCCTGTTCTTCATCGCCGTGGGCATGTCGGTGAACCTGGGGCTGCTCGCGGAAGCGCCGCTGCGCGTGGCGGCGCTGGTGGTGGGGCTCGTGCTCATCAAGGCGCTGGTGCTCTTCGGCCTGGGCTTCCGTGTCTTCAAGAGCCAGGAGCCCTCGCTGAGCCTCGCGGTGGCCATCTCCCAGGGCGGCGAGTTCGCCTTCGTGCTCTTCGGGCTCGCGGTGGGCTTCCGGGTGATGGACCCGAAGCTGTCCGACCTGCTGGTGGGCGTGGTGAGCGTGTCCATGGCCGTCACGCCGCTGCTCTTCGCCGCCTACGACAAGCTCGTGCGGCCGCGCCTGCGCCGCGCGGAGAAGCAGCGCGCGTTCGACGTGTCCCCCGAGGAGGACCAGCCCGTCATCATCGCGGGGCTGGGGCGCGTGGGCCAGGTGGTGGCGCGGCTCCTGCGCGCGCGCCGCATCGGCTTCACCGCCCTGGACATCAACGCCGAGCACATCCAGTTCATCACCAAGTTCGGCAACACCCACGTCTTCTACGGCGACGCCTCGCGCCTGGAGCTGCTGCGGGCAGCGCGCGCGGACAAGGCGCGCGTCTTCGTGCTGGCCATCGACGACGTGGAGGCCTCGGTGCGCACGGCGGAGACGGTGCGCCAGCACTTCCCCCACCTCGCGCTCTTCGCCCGCGCGCGCAACCGCCAGCACGCCTACCGGCTGCGCGCCCTCGGCATCACCCACATCATGCGCGAGACGTACGCGGGCAGCCTGGAGCTCACCGGCGACGTGCTCGAGGCGCTCGGCTTCTCCTTCAGCGAGAGCAAGAGCACCGTGGAGCGCTTCCGCCAGCACGACGAGGCGCTGCTCGAGTCCACCTACCAGCACCAGGGCGACGTGGAGAAGCTCGCCCAACTGGCGCTCAAGGCCCGCGAGGAGCTGGAGCAGCTCTTCGACCGCGACGCGCGCGAGAAGACGCTCTAG
- a CDS encoding TonB-dependent receptor, translating to MAALVVGVGLGVSSALAQQNTSVLTGTVFNAETKKPVPDVVVTATSPSVQGEQLAVTDASGLYRIPQLPPGTYTLRFESEGFKPFQRTDVALRLNRTIRLNAELLPEGFNEEIQVAGVPPSVDVGSTRTGVSVDKDLINRLATVRPGSKGSASRSFESLADFAPTATTDAYGVSLNGTTSPENGFQVDGLSTGNPALGTLGTPLSVEFIQEVNIITGGFLPEYGRSTGGVLTAVTKSGSNEFHGSVFGNLTPGAFEGTPTRVLSQGSVITTTQRLWNLGDFGGTLGGPLVKDKLWFFAGVAPSFTRRALDRNLNAFVLGEDGRPVKDANGFSQTESIDGTFRRYFADQRSLQYIGKLTWQVHPDHGLTLSVTGTPSASGGNGRFGYNIDSGLIETDTLNGRYEALAHRYNQSARDIALKLSSSFLDKRVLLDVNAGWHHQTDDTLPVDGSALGSSAGLAGVAQFNMRRTGTAADPRYYSINDFEVLPDPSVCDPAGTRNAVRCPVASYLLGGPGFLLDRTVDRYQANVVGTYLLNALGHHVIKAGADVEIMTNVDTRAYSGGVLYNEAVDGNSFVDFRSFGYLTGPDQAVYQAFVPTSTRANAVGAFLQDSWSILDRVTLNAGLRYDTQTVVGTGGNVAFELPNQISPRVGLVYDFTRTGRSKLFASYARYYQNSVLAMVNSQFSNITRLTATRSRAPINGGPGCDPLTQSAPYTECRDPANIPVPAGTSTGISRQYTQTFAINSPVDPSLRPQSSNELVLGGEYEVLPRATLGVNYTRRTMNDVIEDMSINETTNYFIGNPGRGIGAAFPKAVRDYDAVAVYLNKAFADLWLAQVSYTYSYLRGNYSGLYRPDNNQLAPNVTSDFDLIGMMENKSGVLPLDRTHNIKVFGSREFVIDSNTSLDLGLSYRGNSGTPLNVTGSHYIYGSGFTFILPRGSGGRLPWVHGVDAHLGVNRKLGRGLLATVTLDAFNMFNFQAVTSQDQVYTLDNIDALVGGTLADLPDVKNRNGQSPALNPNYQKPLSYQPPRSIRIGARVSF from the coding sequence ATGGCCGCGCTGGTGGTGGGCGTGGGCCTGGGAGTGTCCTCCGCCCTGGCGCAACAGAACACGTCTGTGTTGACCGGCACCGTGTTCAACGCCGAGACGAAGAAACCCGTTCCGGACGTGGTGGTGACCGCGACCTCGCCCAGCGTCCAGGGTGAGCAGCTCGCCGTCACCGATGCCTCGGGCCTCTACCGGATCCCGCAGCTGCCTCCCGGCACCTATACGCTGCGCTTCGAGAGCGAGGGGTTCAAACCCTTCCAGCGCACGGACGTGGCCCTGCGCCTCAACCGCACCATCCGGCTCAACGCGGAGCTGCTGCCCGAGGGCTTCAACGAGGAGATCCAGGTCGCGGGCGTGCCGCCGTCCGTGGACGTGGGCTCCACCCGCACGGGCGTGAGCGTGGACAAGGATCTCATCAACCGCCTGGCCACGGTGCGCCCCGGCTCCAAGGGCAGCGCGTCGCGCTCCTTCGAGAGCCTGGCGGACTTCGCCCCCACGGCCACCACGGATGCGTACGGCGTGTCGCTCAATGGCACGACCTCGCCGGAGAACGGCTTCCAGGTGGACGGTCTGTCCACGGGCAACCCGGCGCTCGGCACCCTCGGCACGCCGCTGTCGGTGGAGTTCATCCAGGAGGTGAACATCATCACCGGTGGCTTCCTGCCCGAGTACGGGCGCTCCACGGGCGGCGTGCTGACGGCCGTCACCAAGTCCGGCTCCAACGAGTTCCACGGCTCGGTGTTCGGCAACCTGACGCCGGGCGCCTTCGAGGGCACTCCCACGCGCGTGCTGAGCCAGGGCAGCGTCATCACCACCACCCAGCGGCTGTGGAACCTGGGGGACTTCGGCGGCACGCTCGGCGGCCCGCTCGTGAAGGACAAGCTGTGGTTCTTCGCCGGCGTGGCCCCGTCCTTCACCCGCCGCGCGCTCGACCGCAACCTCAACGCCTTCGTGCTGGGCGAGGACGGCCGGCCCGTCAAGGACGCCAACGGCTTCTCCCAGACGGAGTCCATCGACGGCACCTTCCGGCGCTACTTCGCCGACCAGCGCTCGCTGCAGTACATCGGCAAGCTCACCTGGCAGGTGCACCCCGACCACGGCCTCACCCTGTCGGTGACGGGCACGCCGTCCGCCTCGGGAGGCAACGGCCGCTTCGGCTACAACATCGACAGCGGGCTCATCGAGACGGACACCCTCAACGGCCGCTACGAGGCGCTCGCCCACCGCTACAACCAGAGCGCGCGCGACATCGCCCTCAAGCTGTCCTCCTCGTTCCTGGACAAGCGCGTGCTGCTGGACGTGAACGCGGGCTGGCACCACCAGACGGACGACACGCTGCCCGTGGACGGCAGCGCCCTGGGCAGCAGCGCGGGCCTGGCGGGCGTCGCCCAGTTCAACATGCGCCGCACCGGCACCGCCGCCGACCCGCGCTACTACTCCATCAACGACTTCGAGGTGCTGCCGGACCCGTCCGTGTGTGACCCCGCCGGCACGCGCAACGCCGTGCGCTGCCCCGTGGCGAGCTACCTGCTCGGCGGCCCCGGCTTCCTGCTGGACCGCACCGTGGACCGCTACCAGGCCAACGTCGTGGGCACCTACCTGCTCAACGCGCTCGGCCACCACGTCATCAAGGCGGGCGCCGACGTGGAGATCATGACCAACGTGGACACGCGCGCCTACTCCGGCGGCGTGCTCTACAACGAGGCGGTGGACGGCAACTCCTTCGTGGACTTCCGCTCCTTCGGCTACCTCACCGGGCCGGACCAGGCCGTCTACCAGGCGTTCGTGCCCACCTCCACCCGGGCCAACGCCGTGGGCGCCTTCCTCCAGGACAGCTGGAGCATCCTCGACCGCGTCACGCTCAACGCCGGCCTGCGCTACGACACGCAGACGGTGGTGGGCACGGGCGGCAACGTGGCGTTCGAGCTGCCCAACCAGATCTCCCCGCGCGTGGGCCTCGTCTACGACTTCACCCGCACGGGCCGCTCCAAGCTGTTCGCCAGCTACGCGCGCTACTACCAGAACTCGGTGCTGGCCATGGTCAACTCCCAGTTCTCCAACATCACCCGCCTGACGGCCACGCGCAGCCGCGCGCCCATCAACGGCGGCCCCGGGTGTGATCCGCTCACCCAGTCCGCGCCCTACACCGAGTGCCGCGACCCGGCGAACATCCCCGTGCCGGCCGGCACCAGCACGGGCATCAGCCGCCAGTACACGCAGACCTTCGCCATCAACAGCCCGGTGGATCCCTCGCTCAGGCCGCAGTCCTCCAACGAGCTCGTCCTGGGCGGCGAGTACGAGGTGCTCCCGCGCGCGACGCTGGGCGTCAACTACACCCGCCGCACGATGAACGACGTCATCGAGGACATGTCCATCAACGAGACGACCAACTACTTCATCGGCAACCCGGGCCGGGGCATCGGCGCGGCGTTCCCCAAGGCCGTGCGCGACTACGACGCGGTGGCCGTCTACCTGAACAAGGCGTTCGCGGACCTGTGGCTCGCACAGGTGAGCTACACGTACTCGTACCTGCGCGGCAACTACTCGGGCCTCTACCGCCCGGACAACAACCAGCTCGCCCCCAACGTCACCTCCGACTTCGACCTCATCGGGATGATGGAGAACAAGTCCGGCGTGCTGCCCCTGGACCGCACCCACAACATCAAGGTGTTCGGCTCGCGCGAGTTCGTCATCGACTCCAACACCAGCCTGGACCTGGGCCTGTCCTACCGGGGCAACTCCGGCACGCCGCTCAACGTGACGGGCTCGCACTACATCTACGGCAGCGGCTTCACCTTCATCCTGCCGCGCGGCAGCGGCGGGCGGCTGCCCTGGGTGCACGGCGTGGACGCGCACCTGGGCGTCAACCGCAAGCTGGGCCGGGGCCTCTTGGCCACCGTCACCCTGGACGCCTTCAACATGTTCAACTTCCAGGCCGTCACCAGTCAGGACCAGGTCTACACGCTGGACAACATCGACGCGCTCGTGGGTGGCACGCTCGCGGACCTGCCGGACGTGAAGAACCGCAACGGCCAGTCGCCCGCGCTCAACCCCAACTACCAGAAGCCCCTGTCCTACCAGCCGCCGCGCAGCATCCGCATCGGCGCGCGCGTCTCGTTCTGA
- a CDS encoding MBL fold metallo-hydrolase, whose product MPIFPHMSQPKERAERVEQVIPGLYRWSVRDDRIGGVRSEAYAVVAEDGAVTLIDPLPIEERALKELGPVEAIVLTAGNHQRAAWQLRRVFRAPVWAPQHAYGLEDNADITYGAGDTLPGGLVAYHTPGPAMSMYTLWLERPRSVVFVSDLLTHDTHGTPRFIDSQYQDEPARTRTSVRRLLEKLPIDVVCFAHGAPIVADAESVLRRALVEDTEFALESDHV is encoded by the coding sequence ATGCCTATCTTTCCCCACATGAGCCAACCCAAGGAACGAGCCGAGCGAGTCGAGCAGGTAATTCCAGGTCTTTACCGGTGGAGTGTCCGGGATGATCGGATTGGTGGAGTGCGCAGCGAGGCCTATGCCGTGGTGGCCGAGGACGGCGCCGTCACCCTGATCGATCCCCTGCCCATCGAGGAGCGGGCCCTGAAGGAGCTGGGGCCGGTGGAGGCCATCGTGCTCACCGCCGGCAACCACCAGCGCGCGGCGTGGCAGCTGCGCCGCGTCTTCCGGGCACCGGTCTGGGCCCCCCAACACGCCTACGGCCTGGAGGACAACGCGGACATCACCTACGGCGCGGGGGACACGCTGCCCGGAGGCCTCGTGGCCTACCACACGCCGGGCCCCGCCATGTCCATGTACACGCTGTGGTTGGAGCGGCCCCGCAGCGTCGTCTTCGTGTCGGATCTGCTGACCCACGACACGCACGGCACGCCGCGCTTCATCGACAGCCAGTACCAGGACGAGCCCGCCCGGACGCGCACGAGCGTGCGGCGACTGCTCGAGAAGCTGCCCATCGACGTGGTCTGCTTCGCCCACGGCGCGCCCATCGTCGCGGACGCCGAGTCGGTCCTGCGACGGGCCCTGGTGGAGGACACCGAGTTCGCCCTCGAGTCCGACCACGTCTGA
- a CDS encoding lipase maturation factor family protein codes for MGWKQTRGLERFVPHRRVRQAFLMALGGIYFIAFTSLGRQVLGLHGARGIRPVRDVVDAPRWAVVGRRRWLEVPSLFWWGASDRALLGGTRVGQALALAVMAGVLPQPALAALWALYLSYVSVGREFLSFQWDALLLEMGLLAALTAPAGWRPGPGRWEPSAWEVAAWRVLLFRLYLGSGLSKLQSGDPTWRQLTACDFYFETAPLPTRVGWLAHQTPPRLRRFSTASVLVLETLVPLLVLAPRRARFAGFGLLSALQALIFLTGNYGFFNVQSAVLGLWLLDDEALRRVWPATPRARPRPVWRTVGGAVAVAPLLALGANELLARLPRPPTPPRWLDVVDTWTRPLRAVNSYGLFAVMTVRRPEITLEGSLDGHTWHPYTFRYKVDAVDEAPARVAPYQPRLDWQMWFAALGSPPGWLLALVVRLLEGSPEVEALFAQTPFGPRPPRYVRGVLHEYRMTDRETRRRTGAWWTRERVGLYLPPMELAPPGGERRLRRYVQA; via the coding sequence ATGGGCTGGAAACAGACGCGGGGATTGGAGCGGTTCGTGCCTCACCGCCGGGTGCGGCAGGCGTTCCTCATGGCCCTGGGAGGCATCTACTTCATCGCCTTCACGTCGTTGGGGCGGCAGGTGCTCGGGCTGCATGGCGCGCGGGGCATCCGGCCCGTGCGGGACGTGGTGGACGCGCCCCGGTGGGCGGTGGTGGGCCGCCGACGCTGGCTGGAGGTGCCCTCGCTGTTCTGGTGGGGCGCGTCGGACCGGGCACTCCTCGGGGGCACCCGCGTGGGACAGGCCCTGGCGCTGGCGGTGATGGCGGGCGTGCTGCCCCAGCCGGCGCTGGCCGCCCTGTGGGCGCTCTACCTGTCCTATGTGTCGGTGGGGCGGGAGTTCCTCTCCTTCCAGTGGGACGCGCTGCTCTTGGAGATGGGCCTGTTGGCGGCGCTCACCGCGCCGGCCGGGTGGCGTCCGGGTCCGGGCCGCTGGGAGCCGTCCGCGTGGGAGGTGGCCGCCTGGCGGGTGCTCCTGTTCCGGCTGTACCTGGGCTCGGGGCTGTCCAAGCTCCAGTCCGGCGACCCGACGTGGCGCCAGCTCACCGCGTGCGACTTCTATTTCGAGACCGCGCCGCTGCCCACGCGGGTGGGGTGGCTCGCGCACCAGACGCCGCCCCGGCTGCGGCGCTTCTCCACGGCGAGCGTGCTCGTGCTGGAGACGCTCGTGCCGCTGCTCGTCCTCGCCCCGAGGCGCGCGCGGTTCGCGGGCTTCGGCCTCTTGTCCGCGCTGCAGGCCCTCATCTTCCTCACGGGCAACTACGGCTTCTTCAACGTGCAGTCGGCGGTGCTCGGCCTGTGGCTGCTGGATGACGAGGCGCTGCGCCGGGTGTGGCCCGCCACGCCCCGGGCCCGTCCCCGTCCGGTGTGGCGCACCGTGGGCGGCGCCGTCGCGGTGGCGCCCCTGCTGGCCCTGGGCGCGAACGAGCTGTTGGCCCGGCTGCCGCGTCCGCCCACGCCACCGCGCTGGTTGGACGTGGTGGACACCTGGACGCGGCCGCTGCGCGCGGTGAACAGCTATGGCCTGTTCGCGGTGATGACGGTGCGGCGGCCGGAGATCACCCTGGAGGGCTCCCTCGACGGCCACACGTGGCACCCCTACACCTTCCGCTACAAGGTGGACGCCGTGGACGAGGCGCCTGCCCGGGTGGCGCCCTATCAGCCCCGGCTGGACTGGCAGATGTGGTTCGCGGCCCTGGGCTCGCCGCCGGGGTGGTTGCTGGCGCTCGTGGTGCGGCTGCTCGAGGGCTCGCCCGAGGTGGAGGCCCTCTTCGCCCAGACGCCCTTCGGCCCTCGCCCGCCCCGCTACGTGCGCGGCGTGCTGCACGAGTACCGGATGACGGACCGGGAGACGCGCCGGCGCACCGGGGCCTGGTGGACGCGCGAGCGGGTGGGGCTCTACCTGCCGCCCATGGAGCTGGCCCCGCCGGGAGGGGAGCGTCGGCTCCGGCGGTACGTCCAGGCGTGA
- a CDS encoding 1-acyl-sn-glycerol-3-phosphate acyltransferase: MIHHVFTLLSLLPTRPRRAAVRRLMDAVWSRRTTVDVIGREHVPDGPCLFVCNHLSNADGFTLDRALRPRRVYFLAGIKLRDTVMTRLATEVVHTIFIRPNSADIESLKRSVETLKAGHSVLIFPEGGRSRTGGLLPAKQGAALIARRARVPLVPVALTGTEHFMPIDDQDMGREQVRRAHITLRFGPPFRVEELAVDAPHAEDPRQALADAMMRRVAELLPPAYRGVYGEGAPPAPPRPPVPTEPPAAPR, encoded by the coding sequence GTGATCCACCATGTCTTCACTCTTCTGTCCCTGCTCCCCACACGGCCGCGCCGCGCCGCGGTCCGGCGGCTGATGGACGCCGTCTGGTCGCGCCGCACCACCGTGGACGTCATCGGACGGGAGCACGTGCCGGACGGCCCCTGCCTCTTCGTCTGCAACCACCTGTCCAACGCGGATGGCTTCACGCTCGACCGGGCGCTGCGGCCCCGGCGGGTGTACTTCCTCGCGGGCATCAAGCTGCGCGACACGGTGATGACCCGGCTGGCCACCGAGGTGGTGCACACCATCTTCATCCGGCCCAACTCGGCGGACATCGAGTCCCTCAAGCGCTCGGTCGAGACGCTCAAGGCGGGGCACTCGGTCCTCATCTTCCCGGAAGGGGGCCGCAGCCGCACGGGGGGGTTGCTGCCCGCCAAGCAGGGCGCCGCGCTCATCGCCCGGCGGGCCCGGGTGCCCCTCGTCCCGGTGGCCCTCACCGGCACCGAGCACTTCATGCCCATCGACGACCAGGACATGGGCCGCGAGCAGGTGCGCCGCGCCCACATCACCCTGCGCTTCGGCCCTCCCTTCCGCGTGGAGGAGTTGGCCGTGGACGCCCCCCACGCCGAGGATCCCCGGCAGGCGCTCGCCGACGCGATGATGCGGCGGGTGGCCGAGCTGCTGCCGCCGGCGTATCGAGGGGTCTACGGCGAGGGGGCGCCCCCCGCTCCGCCCCGGCCGCCCGTGCCGACCGAGCCCCCCGCGGCCCCGCGCTGA
- a CDS encoding Ig-like domain-containing protein, with amino-acid sequence MPVRLPLLLSLLLLGACHATPEALSLTMPSTQPLHASGQTVVVQAIVFDAQGERIEEPKLRWISSSPEVAWVEDGVVTARRSGRTTIAVAAGKARGQVEVQVSIPSLVDIRVDSPDFLLAGNSVAISAVVRNELGKPLLDVPPTWSSADEDVARVENGRLMGVAPGKTTITVTVPPLSRNLSVQVVRSDFARMEVDPTHLVFGKVGQKQQLRARTFNNRSVAVTDVPVTWFSSDWSVATVSPTGQVTAVGPGRTVVTATAGRRKAAAEVVFDVKQASR; translated from the coding sequence ATGCCTGTCCGTCTTCCGCTCCTGTTGTCCCTGCTCCTGCTCGGGGCCTGCCATGCCACGCCCGAGGCCCTCTCGTTGACCATGCCCAGCACCCAGCCCCTGCATGCCTCGGGGCAGACGGTGGTGGTGCAGGCCATCGTGTTCGACGCCCAGGGCGAGCGCATCGAGGAGCCCAAGCTGCGGTGGATCAGCTCGTCGCCGGAGGTGGCCTGGGTGGAGGACGGCGTGGTGACGGCGCGCCGCTCGGGCCGGACCACCATCGCCGTGGCGGCGGGCAAGGCCCGGGGCCAGGTGGAGGTCCAGGTGTCCATCCCCAGCCTGGTGGACATCCGGGTGGACAGCCCGGACTTCCTCCTGGCGGGCAACTCCGTCGCCATCTCCGCGGTGGTGCGCAACGAGCTGGGCAAGCCCCTGCTGGACGTGCCCCCCACGTGGTCCTCGGCGGACGAGGACGTGGCGCGGGTGGAGAACGGCCGGTTGATGGGCGTGGCGCCGGGGAAGACGACCATCACCGTGACGGTGCCGCCGCTGAGCCGGAACCTGTCGGTGCAGGTGGTGCGCTCGGACTTCGCGCGCATGGAGGTGGACCCCACGCACCTGGTGTTCGGCAAGGTGGGGCAGAAGCAGCAGCTTCGGGCGCGCACCTTCAACAACCGCAGCGTGGCGGTCACCGACGTGCCCGTCACCTGGTTCAGCTCGGACTGGTCCGTGGCGACGGTGTCCCCCACGGGGCAGGTGACGGCGGTGGGGCCCGGACGCACGGTGGTGACGGCCACCGCGGGCCGGCGCAAGGCGGCCGCCGAGGTCGTCTTCGACGTGAAGCAGGCCAGCCGCTAG
- a CDS encoding helix-turn-helix domain-containing protein: MPSDALTQSLRHAIGTAARESRLRLGLTQEDVAARLDMATEVYGRLERGTVSPSIFTLRKLCVTLDLSADRMLGTVHAGAPARPPTAGLQAPESRHLGRMLDRARKLSPRSIRVLIQLAAMLPQKGRLRPLSRRGGAR, from the coding sequence ATGCCTTCGGACGCGCTCACCCAGTCCTTGCGACACGCCATTGGAACCGCCGCCCGGGAGTCCCGGTTGCGGCTGGGCCTCACCCAGGAGGACGTGGCCGCCCGGCTCGACATGGCCACCGAGGTGTACGGCCGCCTGGAGCGCGGCACCGTGTCCCCGAGCATCTTCACCCTGCGCAAGCTGTGCGTGACGCTCGACCTGTCCGCGGACCGGATGCTCGGCACCGTGCACGCGGGCGCCCCGGCCCGGCCCCCGACGGCGGGGCTCCAGGCCCCGGAGTCCCGGCACCTGGGCCGCATGCTCGATCGCGCGCGCAAGCTGTCACCCCGCTCGATCCGGGTGCTGATCCAGCTCGCCGCGATGCTTCCCCAGAAGGGCCGCCTGAGGCCCCTGTCCCGCCGGGGCGGCGCGCGCTAG